The Streptomyces sp. NBC_01244 genome contains a region encoding:
- a CDS encoding response regulator transcription factor, whose product MPSVLVVEDDPSIRQSLIEVLAEHGYAVRSAGDGFGALREVTQSPVDAVVLDLGLPDLDGGDALRMIRGISSVPVLVATARDDEAEIIRLLNAGADDYLVKPFSGGQLVARLSAVLRRTSHLPPAHPAHGARGPRPAAADEPLRPTTVGELAVDPGARTAYLSGRELRLTRREFDLLAFLAHHTGQVVSKRRLLTEVWREPYVDDQTVDVHLSSLRRKLGERAAAPRYLLTVRGVGIKLVAPR is encoded by the coding sequence ATGCCGAGCGTCCTGGTCGTCGAAGACGACCCCAGCATCCGCCAGTCACTGATCGAAGTCCTGGCGGAGCACGGGTATGCCGTGCGCAGCGCGGGCGACGGGTTCGGCGCCCTGCGCGAGGTCACCCAGTCGCCCGTCGACGCGGTGGTCCTCGACCTGGGGCTGCCCGATCTGGACGGAGGAGACGCACTGCGCATGATCCGGGGCATCTCCTCCGTTCCCGTGCTGGTGGCCACCGCCCGCGACGACGAAGCGGAAATCATCCGGCTCCTCAACGCGGGCGCCGACGACTACCTGGTCAAACCCTTCTCCGGGGGACAGCTCGTCGCACGGCTCTCCGCCGTCCTGCGCCGCACCAGCCACCTGCCGCCCGCCCATCCCGCGCACGGCGCCCGGGGGCCGCGTCCCGCGGCGGCGGACGAGCCGCTGCGCCCCACCACCGTGGGCGAGCTGGCGGTGGACCCCGGGGCGCGCACCGCGTACCTGTCCGGCCGCGAGCTCCGGCTCACCCGCCGCGAGTTCGACCTCTTGGCCTTCCTCGCCCACCACACCGGCCAGGTCGTCTCCAAACGCCGGCTGCTGACCGAGGTCTGGCGCGAGCCCTACGTGGACGACCAGACCGTCGACGTGCACCTGTCCTCGCTGCGCCGCAAGCTCGGCGAACGCGCGGCCGCCCCGCGCTACCTGCTGACCGTCCGCGGCGTCGGCATCAAGCTGGTGGCGCCGCGGTGA
- a CDS encoding HAMP domain-containing sensor histidine kinase, giving the protein MRRSLAGVALAVTSMVALSFLIPLAALVMSLVKEQSVTAAEQRAAALAPVLTLTTDPSALRESAASLDAAEYVVVHLPEAPALGTSRAPAELLQRAQQGRESISERIPGGWICLQPVVLPGDQVAVIENFVPEQELTRGVTASWAVMLLLAVGLVGGSVLVADRLGAKVVRSSKRLAHASQDLGQGNLDARVDPMGPRELREAGIAFNTMAHRMTELLAVERELVADLSHRLRTPLTALHLATERMAGSPESARVEAAVCALETELRAIITAARTPLAVGPMGQGMLGPETGTVPAHQAARAVPAGPRCEAADVVRRRTAFWAVLAEQQNRPCSLDLTQESAAVGLSEDDVAAVVDALIGNVFRHTPPGTPFAVRVARTAQAVELVVEDAGPGIPEPDQALSRGSSTGSSGLGLDIARRAGSVTGGSVRIARGPRGGARITVVFGLAAPQPSRRGPRASRRRTGWPRGR; this is encoded by the coding sequence GTGAGACGCTCCCTGGCCGGAGTGGCGCTCGCCGTCACGTCGATGGTGGCCCTCTCCTTCCTCATACCGCTGGCCGCCCTGGTGATGTCGCTCGTCAAGGAGCAGAGCGTCACCGCCGCCGAACAACGGGCCGCCGCCCTGGCCCCCGTACTGACACTGACCACGGATCCGTCCGCGCTGCGGGAATCCGCCGCCAGCCTGGACGCGGCCGAGTACGTGGTCGTCCACCTGCCCGAGGCCCCCGCCCTCGGTACCTCCCGGGCCCCCGCGGAGCTGCTCCAACGGGCCCAGCAGGGCCGCGAGTCCATATCCGAGCGGATTCCCGGCGGCTGGATCTGCCTGCAGCCGGTGGTACTGCCCGGCGACCAGGTCGCGGTCATCGAGAACTTCGTCCCCGAACAGGAGCTGACCCGCGGGGTCACGGCCTCCTGGGCGGTCATGCTCCTCCTCGCCGTCGGGCTGGTCGGCGGTTCCGTACTGGTCGCGGACCGCCTCGGCGCCAAGGTCGTCAGGTCCTCCAAGAGGCTCGCCCATGCCTCCCAGGACCTGGGCCAAGGCAATCTGGACGCCCGCGTGGACCCCATGGGCCCCAGGGAACTGCGCGAGGCCGGCATCGCCTTCAACACCATGGCCCACCGGATGACCGAGCTGCTCGCCGTCGAACGCGAACTGGTCGCCGACCTGTCCCACCGGCTGCGCACCCCGCTGACGGCCCTGCACCTGGCGACGGAACGCATGGCCGGCTCACCGGAGTCGGCCAGGGTCGAGGCCGCCGTCTGCGCACTGGAAACGGAACTCCGGGCCATCATCACCGCGGCCCGCACCCCGCTCGCCGTGGGCCCGATGGGGCAGGGCATGCTCGGCCCGGAAACCGGTACGGTGCCGGCACACCAGGCCGCCCGAGCGGTACCGGCCGGACCCCGCTGCGAGGCGGCGGACGTCGTACGCCGCCGGACCGCCTTCTGGGCCGTCCTGGCGGAGCAGCAGAACCGCCCCTGCTCCCTCGACCTCACCCAGGAGTCCGCGGCGGTGGGCCTCTCCGAAGACGACGTCGCCGCCGTGGTGGACGCCCTCATCGGCAACGTCTTCCGGCACACCCCGCCCGGTACCCCGTTCGCCGTACGCGTCGCCCGTACCGCCCAGGCCGTGGAACTGGTCGTGGAGGACGCCGGTCCGGGCATCCCCGAACCGGACCAGGCCCTCTCCCGCGGAAGCAGCACCGGCTCCTCGGGGCTCGGCCTCGACATCGCCCGCAGGGCCGGCTCCGTCACCGGCGGCTCGGTGCGCATCGCCCGGGGGCCCCGCGGCGGAGCCCGGATCACCGTGGTCTTCGGACTGGCAGCACCCCAGCCGTCCCGGCGCGGGCCGCGCGCGTCCCGGCGGCGTACGGGGTGGCCGCGCGGCCGGTGA
- a CDS encoding TetR/AcrR family transcriptional regulator yields the protein MTKAERALETRERILTAACEVIADIGFEHVSMRKVAEAAGVSKALLHYHFDTREKLFAEAMTHSFAKTGTDTGSEDDSLPAAAVLARIVRSMLPTDAELRQDWKLWQELWVRALRDGTARHLAVDLYDQLHAWVAGVVERGIASGEFTDCDVAEVGTLVLALCDGLGNRLMLEDPRIDLDTAQSTIWRAIAPALGIAPVFPEVAPVAPAV from the coding sequence GTGACCAAAGCCGAGCGGGCACTCGAAACGCGTGAGCGGATCCTCACGGCCGCGTGCGAAGTGATCGCCGACATCGGTTTCGAGCACGTCAGCATGCGCAAGGTCGCCGAGGCCGCCGGTGTCTCGAAGGCCCTGCTCCACTACCACTTCGACACCCGCGAGAAGCTCTTCGCCGAGGCGATGACGCACTCCTTCGCCAAGACCGGCACGGACACCGGCAGCGAGGACGATTCGCTCCCGGCCGCCGCCGTCCTGGCCCGGATCGTACGGAGCATGCTGCCCACGGACGCCGAGCTCCGCCAGGACTGGAAGCTCTGGCAGGAGCTGTGGGTGCGCGCCCTGCGCGACGGCACGGCCCGGCACCTCGCCGTGGACCTGTACGACCAGCTGCACGCATGGGTCGCCGGAGTCGTGGAACGGGGCATCGCCTCCGGAGAGTTCACCGACTGTGACGTCGCCGAGGTCGGCACGCTGGTGCTGGCCCTGTGCGACGGCCTCGGCAACCGTCTGATGCTGGAGGACCCCCGGATCGACCTCGACACGGCGCAGTCGACGATCTGGCGGGCGATCGCGCCGGCCCTCGGAATCGCCCCCGTCTTCCCCGAGGTCGCTCCGGTGGCCCCGGCCGTCTGA
- a CDS encoding 3-hydroxybutyryl-CoA dehydrogenase, translating into MTDVERVGIVGCGLMGSGIAEVCARAGRDVVVVETSRRAADAGLERIARSLARATAAGKLTDAERDAAAGRITMTTDMDGMADRDLVVEAVAEDERAKLEVFARLDRAVGHRDAVLATNTSSIPVIRLAAATSRPEQVVGLHFFNPVPVLPLVELVPSLLTSAQTVRRAREFASGVLGKQVVQAEDRAGFVVNALLVPYLLAAVRMAASRTASAEDIDRGMTLGCAHPLGPLALADLIGLDTVQAIARSMYAEYREPLYAPPPLLARMVDAGLLGRKTGRGFHTYS; encoded by the coding sequence ATGACCGATGTCGAACGCGTCGGGATCGTGGGGTGCGGCCTGATGGGCTCCGGGATCGCCGAGGTCTGCGCCCGCGCCGGGCGGGACGTCGTGGTGGTGGAGACGAGCCGGCGGGCCGCGGACGCCGGCCTGGAGCGGATCGCGCGCTCCCTGGCCCGCGCCACGGCCGCCGGAAAGCTCACCGACGCCGAACGCGACGCCGCCGCGGGCCGGATCACGATGACCACGGACATGGACGGGATGGCCGACCGGGACCTCGTCGTCGAAGCGGTGGCCGAGGACGAGCGGGCGAAGCTGGAGGTCTTCGCCCGGCTCGACCGGGCCGTCGGGCACAGGGACGCGGTCCTCGCGACGAACACCTCCTCCATCCCGGTCATCCGGCTGGCGGCGGCCACGTCCCGGCCGGAACAGGTCGTCGGCCTCCACTTCTTCAATCCCGTCCCGGTACTTCCCCTGGTCGAGCTGGTGCCCTCCCTGCTCACCTCCGCGCAGACCGTCCGGCGCGCGCGGGAGTTCGCCTCCGGCGTGCTGGGCAAACAGGTCGTCCAGGCCGAGGACCGGGCCGGGTTCGTGGTGAACGCGCTCCTCGTCCCCTACCTGCTGGCCGCCGTACGGATGGCCGCATCGCGGACCGCGTCGGCCGAGGACATCGACCGGGGCATGACCCTGGGCTGCGCGCACCCCCTCGGGCCGCTGGCCCTCGCCGACCTCATCGGGCTGGACACCGTCCAGGCGATCGCCCGGTCGATGTACGCGGAGTACCGGGAACCTCTGTACGCACCGCCTCCCTTGCTGGCCCGGATGGTGGACGCGGGCCTGCTCGGCCGCAAGACCGGCCGGGGCTTCCACACCTATTCCTGA
- a CDS encoding acyl-CoA dehydrogenase family protein has protein sequence MDFRLTARQEELRDSARALTGFIMKYELDCEENNGLPAHAHTEIRDAVLDSGLQAVNMPAEWGGAGLSILEQVTVQAELGRLTGALWDMVWRPANALSFCTPDQRERYLVPVIRGQRRDCYAVSEPEAGSDPQSLRTTATRTGDGGWVLNGEKWFVTVGDHADFMIVLAAAGEERAPTLFLVDKDTPGIEMTRVPRWMHTFVYEHPEFTFSEVRLPADAVLGEVGTGYDITRSWFTEERLMIAARTIGAAERALELARDWAVERRQFGSPIADFQLIQGMLADCAVDIAVNRAYTHQVAWEVDEGVLDRKTLHAKAAIAKLSASEASGRVIDRCLQIFGGRGYDRSYPVERLYRELRVDRIWEGTSEIQRLIIAGELVKRGTGVLRMPSSV, from the coding sequence ATGGACTTCCGCCTCACCGCCCGTCAGGAAGAGCTCCGCGACTCGGCGCGCGCCCTCACCGGGTTCATCATGAAGTACGAACTCGACTGCGAGGAGAACAACGGCCTCCCCGCGCACGCCCACACCGAGATCCGCGACGCCGTCCTCGACAGCGGCCTCCAGGCCGTCAACATGCCCGCGGAGTGGGGCGGGGCCGGGCTGAGCATCCTGGAGCAGGTCACCGTCCAGGCCGAACTCGGACGGCTCACCGGCGCCTTGTGGGACATGGTGTGGCGTCCGGCCAACGCACTGTCCTTCTGCACGCCGGACCAGCGCGAGCGGTACCTCGTCCCGGTGATCCGGGGACAGCGCCGCGACTGCTACGCGGTGAGCGAGCCCGAGGCCGGCTCCGACCCGCAGAGCCTGCGGACCACGGCGACGCGGACCGGGGACGGCGGTTGGGTACTGAACGGCGAGAAGTGGTTCGTCACCGTCGGCGACCACGCGGACTTCATGATCGTCCTCGCGGCCGCCGGCGAGGAGCGGGCACCGACCCTGTTCCTCGTCGACAAGGACACCCCGGGCATCGAGATGACCCGGGTGCCCCGCTGGATGCACACCTTCGTCTACGAGCACCCCGAGTTCACCTTCTCCGAGGTCCGCCTGCCCGCGGACGCCGTGCTCGGGGAGGTGGGCACCGGCTACGACATCACCCGCTCCTGGTTCACCGAGGAACGGCTGATGATCGCCGCGCGCACGATCGGAGCGGCGGAGCGCGCCCTGGAACTCGCCCGCGACTGGGCGGTCGAGCGCCGCCAGTTCGGCTCCCCCATCGCCGACTTCCAGCTGATCCAGGGCATGCTCGCCGACTGCGCCGTCGACATCGCCGTCAACCGCGCCTACACCCACCAGGTCGCCTGGGAGGTCGACGAGGGCGTCCTCGACCGCAAGACGCTGCACGCGAAGGCCGCCATCGCCAAGCTGTCGGCGAGCGAGGCGTCCGGCCGGGTCATCGACCGCTGCCTGCAGATCTTCGGGGGCCGCGGCTACGACCGCTCGTACCCCGTCGAGCGGCTCTACCGCGAACTGCGCGTCGACCGCATCTGGGAGGGCACCTCCGAGATCCAGCGCCTGATCATCGCGGGCGAACTCGTCAAGCGCGGCACCGGAGTCCTGCGGATGCCGTCCTCCGTGTGA
- a CDS encoding acyl-CoA dehydrogenase family protein, with protein sequence MDFRYTPEQADLKARAAGYARLLMGYEDRSEEAGGPLPAETVRELTRAAMDAGVYAINMPAAWGGAGLSLLDQVIVEEEFGKVTNCLWDIPWRPANVLAHGTEAQREKYLLPVIRGERFDAFAVTEPGAGSDPGSCTSTATRTGGGWLLNGEKWFVTCGDIADFLLVQADAGPERAATLFFVDKGAAGVEMTRVPRFMHSAVNGHPEFTFTDVFVADEDVLGGVGNGYELTKEWFTDERLMIAARTVGAAERALELARDWAVGRRQFGSPIANFQLIQGMLADCAVDIAVNRAYTHQVAWEADQPHTDPKTLHAKASTAKLAASEAAGRVVDRCVQIFGGRGYDRSYPVERMYRELRVDRIWEGTSEIQRLIIANELVKRGTRALALPGRS encoded by the coding sequence ATGGACTTCCGCTACACGCCCGAGCAGGCCGACCTCAAGGCCCGCGCCGCCGGCTACGCACGACTCCTGATGGGGTACGAGGACCGGTCCGAGGAGGCGGGCGGCCCGTTGCCCGCCGAGACGGTCCGCGAGCTGACCCGCGCCGCCATGGACGCCGGGGTCTACGCGATCAACATGCCCGCCGCCTGGGGTGGAGCCGGCCTGTCCCTGCTGGACCAGGTCATCGTCGAGGAGGAGTTCGGCAAGGTCACCAACTGCCTCTGGGACATCCCCTGGCGGCCCGCGAACGTCCTCGCCCACGGCACCGAGGCGCAGCGCGAGAAGTACCTCCTGCCCGTCATCCGGGGCGAGCGGTTCGACGCGTTCGCGGTCACCGAACCCGGTGCGGGCTCGGACCCCGGCTCGTGCACGAGCACGGCGACCCGCACCGGGGGCGGCTGGCTGCTCAACGGCGAGAAGTGGTTCGTGACCTGCGGTGACATCGCCGACTTCCTGCTGGTGCAGGCCGATGCGGGCCCGGAGCGGGCCGCGACCCTGTTCTTCGTGGACAAGGGGGCGGCGGGCGTCGAGATGACGCGGGTCCCCCGGTTCATGCACTCCGCCGTGAACGGGCACCCCGAGTTCACCTTCACCGATGTCTTCGTCGCCGACGAGGACGTGCTCGGCGGGGTCGGCAACGGCTACGAGCTGACGAAGGAGTGGTTCACGGACGAGCGGCTGATGATCGCCGCCCGGACCGTCGGAGCGGCGGAGCGCGCCCTGGAACTCGCCCGCGACTGGGCGGTCGGCCGCCGCCAGTTCGGCTCCCCCATCGCCAACTTCCAGCTGATCCAGGGCATGCTCGCCGACTGCGCCGTCGACATCGCCGTCAACCGCGCCTACACCCACCAGGTCGCCTGGGAAGCCGACCAGCCGCACACCGACCCCAAGACCCTGCACGCCAAGGCGTCGACGGCGAAGCTCGCCGCGAGCGAGGCGGCGGGACGGGTCGTCGACCGGTGCGTGCAGATCTTCGGAGGACGCGGCTACGACCGCTCGTACCCCGTCGAGCGGATGTACCGCGAACTGCGCGTCGACCGGATCTGGGAGGGCACCTCCGAGATCCAGCGGCTGATCATCGCCAACGAGCTCGTCAAGCGGGGTACGCGGGCGCTCGCCCTGCCCGGCCGCTCCTGA
- a CDS encoding acetate--CoA ligase family protein — MGRDLTALFDPRSVAVVGASDDPAKYGHAVASQALRADGRRPVHLVNRRGGTVLGRRAAPSLAAIGEPVELVVISVPGSGFEAAVEDALACGAKAIVGITAGFAEAGPEGAARQRAVVARVREAGAVLVGPNCLGIADNTTELYLASDGFTPGGTALLSQSGNLALELQLRGAPHGLGFSRFVSLGNQADVTLVDLVEDCARHEATTAIAVYAEDFGDGRAFARAAAAAGKPVVLLTAGRGSASARSARSHTGALTTSADVVAAACRDAGVELVRTPREMTVVLAAVSSRPGPRGGGRRTAVFTDGGGHGAIAADAAEDAGLQVPELAAATQDRLRTVLWRQSAVGNPVDLAGMGEQQPLSYADTIAELLAAEEVDAVLMTGYFGGYAASGGGLGGGQAGGSVLAEGETRAAEKIVTHLAESPKPLVVQSMYPRSPSCRVLAGAGIPVFAATEDAARALSAMTRRTAASAPELPALPALPPAAAPLRDPGYHVVRGLLGAAGVPFPSAREVTDEAGVRDAAGEFEGPYVLKALHLLHKSDAGGVALRLTDRDALLAAYRDMRARFGAGSYSVEAMADLSDGIELIVGVNRDPRFGPVAMVGLGGVLTETLRDVAFALAPVPARRAEELLRGLRSAALLAGVRGRPAVDVAAAAAAIERITTVAAAHPEIAELEVNPLLVRPDGALALDARAVLG, encoded by the coding sequence CGGGCTGCCCCGTCCCTCGCCGCCATCGGCGAACCCGTCGAGCTGGTGGTGATCTCAGTCCCCGGCAGCGGCTTCGAAGCCGCCGTGGAAGACGCCCTGGCCTGCGGGGCGAAGGCGATCGTCGGCATCACCGCCGGCTTCGCCGAAGCCGGCCCGGAGGGAGCGGCCCGCCAGCGCGCGGTCGTCGCCCGGGTCCGGGAGGCCGGAGCCGTGCTCGTCGGACCCAACTGCCTGGGGATCGCCGACAACACGACCGAGCTGTACCTCGCCTCGGACGGTTTCACGCCCGGCGGCACCGCCCTGCTCAGCCAGAGCGGCAACCTCGCCCTCGAACTCCAGCTCCGGGGCGCTCCGCACGGCCTGGGCTTCTCCCGGTTCGTCTCCCTCGGCAACCAGGCCGACGTCACCCTCGTCGACCTCGTCGAGGACTGCGCCCGGCACGAGGCCACCACGGCGATCGCCGTGTACGCCGAGGACTTCGGCGACGGCAGGGCCTTCGCCCGGGCCGCCGCCGCCGCGGGCAAACCGGTGGTCCTGCTCACCGCCGGGCGCGGCTCCGCGTCCGCCCGCAGCGCCCGGTCGCACACCGGGGCGCTCACCACCTCGGCCGACGTCGTGGCCGCCGCCTGCCGCGACGCGGGGGTGGAACTCGTACGCACACCACGGGAGATGACCGTGGTACTGGCCGCGGTGAGCAGCCGGCCCGGACCTCGCGGGGGAGGGCGCCGGACCGCGGTCTTCACCGACGGCGGCGGCCACGGGGCGATCGCGGCCGACGCCGCCGAGGACGCCGGCCTCCAGGTGCCGGAGCTCGCCGCGGCGACCCAGGACCGGCTGCGGACCGTGCTGTGGCGGCAGTCCGCGGTCGGCAATCCGGTCGACCTGGCGGGCATGGGCGAGCAACAGCCCCTCTCCTACGCCGACACGATCGCGGAACTCCTCGCCGCCGAGGAGGTCGACGCGGTCCTGATGACGGGCTACTTCGGCGGGTACGCCGCGTCCGGGGGCGGCCTGGGCGGCGGCCAGGCGGGCGGCTCCGTGCTCGCGGAGGGTGAGACGCGGGCCGCCGAGAAGATCGTCACCCACCTCGCGGAGTCGCCGAAGCCCCTGGTGGTGCAGTCGATGTATCCGCGGTCGCCGAGCTGCCGGGTGCTGGCCGGGGCCGGGATACCGGTGTTCGCCGCCACCGAGGACGCGGCCCGCGCACTGTCGGCGATGACACGCCGGACGGCGGCCTCCGCACCGGAGCTGCCCGCGCTCCCCGCGCTGCCCCCCGCCGCCGCGCCGCTGCGGGACCCGGGGTACCACGTGGTGCGCGGACTGCTCGGCGCCGCCGGTGTGCCGTTCCCGTCCGCCCGCGAGGTCACCGACGAGGCCGGAGTACGGGACGCGGCAGGGGAGTTCGAGGGCCCGTACGTGCTGAAGGCCCTGCACCTGCTGCACAAGTCCGACGCGGGTGGGGTGGCGCTGCGCCTGACCGACCGGGACGCGCTCCTCGCCGCCTACCGGGACATGCGCGCCCGGTTCGGCGCCGGCTCGTACTCGGTCGAGGCCATGGCGGACCTCTCGGACGGCATCGAACTGATCGTGGGCGTGAATCGTGACCCCCGCTTCGGACCGGTGGCCATGGTCGGGCTCGGCGGGGTCCTCACCGAGACCCTGCGCGACGTGGCCTTCGCGCTGGCGCCCGTACCGGCGCGGCGGGCCGAGGAGCTGCTGCGGGGGCTGCGGAGCGCCGCCCTGCTCGCGGGTGTCCGCGGCCGGCCCGCCGTGGACGTGGCCGCTGCGGCCGCCGCGATCGAACGCATCACGACGGTGGCCGCCGCGCATCCGGAGATCGCCGAGCTGGAGGTCAACCCGCTGCTGGTCCGCCCGGACGGCGCCCTGGCGCTGGACGCACGGGCCGTCCTGGGCTGA